The Myxococcales bacterium genome window below encodes:
- a CDS encoding sigma-54-dependent Fis family transcriptional regulator, with amino-acid sequence MARILVVDDHKTTADSIAQIGQRLGHEVSVFYDGTEALAAVEQQPYDVVVTDLRLPGASGMDILSRGMTIHPEGVVMVITAYGSIEKAVEAMRKGAFDFISKPFTIDEIKVKLEKALGQASVQQEMVRMRASLAALHDDETRRYNFNEIVGKSAAMQKVFDTIRKVAASDASVLILGESGTGKELVARAIHYNSQRTDGPFIRAHCAAYAEGVLESELFGHEKGSFTGAVARKIGRFEQAHGGTLFLDEIGDISHNVQVKLLRFLQEKEFERVGGTQTISVDVRILSATNQDLKELIGKRTFREDLYYRLNVISLFLPPLRERSDDIAMLVEHFLRQYAGREPVKKLDPEAMILLTKYHWPGNIRELQNVIERATVLAQGDRITVDHLPQDITGAIATAPRLTGPINFDAEIEKYEKELIQGALIESDYVKARAATLLGIDRNRLRYKMEKYGIEDLAPTK; translated from the coding sequence ATGGCGCGCATCCTGGTCGTCGACGATCACAAAACCACCGCCGACAGCATCGCGCAGATCGGCCAGCGGCTCGGCCACGAGGTGTCGGTATTTTACGACGGCACCGAGGCCCTGGCCGCGGTCGAGCAGCAGCCCTACGACGTGGTGGTGACCGACCTGCGCCTGCCGGGCGCGTCGGGGATGGACATCCTTTCGCGGGGCATGACGATCCACCCGGAAGGCGTGGTGATGGTGATCACCGCCTACGGCTCGATCGAAAAAGCGGTGGAGGCGATGCGCAAGGGCGCCTTCGATTTCATCTCCAAGCCGTTCACCATCGACGAGATCAAGGTGAAGCTGGAGAAGGCGCTGGGCCAGGCGTCGGTACAGCAGGAAATGGTCCGCATGCGGGCCAGCCTCGCCGCCCTGCACGACGACGAGACGCGGCGCTACAACTTCAACGAAATCGTCGGCAAGAGCGCCGCGATGCAGAAGGTCTTCGACACGATCCGCAAGGTGGCGGCATCCGACGCCTCGGTGCTGATTCTCGGCGAAAGCGGCACCGGCAAGGAACTGGTGGCCCGCGCCATTCACTACAACAGCCAGCGCACCGACGGGCCGTTCATCCGGGCGCATTGCGCCGCCTACGCCGAGGGCGTGCTCGAGTCCGAACTCTTCGGCCATGAAAAGGGTTCGTTCACCGGCGCCGTGGCGCGCAAGATCGGCCGGTTCGAGCAGGCGCACGGCGGCACGCTGTTCCTCGACGAAATCGGCGACATCAGCCACAACGTCCAGGTCAAGCTGTTGCGCTTTCTGCAAGAAAAGGAGTTCGAGCGCGTCGGCGGCACGCAAACGATCAGCGTGGACGTGCGCATCCTTTCGGCGACCAACCAGGATTTGAAGGAATTGATCGGCAAGCGCACGTTCCGCGAGGACCTGTACTACCGGCTCAACGTCATCTCGCTGTTCCTGCCGCCGCTGCGCGAACGGTCCGACGACATCGCCATGCTGGTCGAACATTTCTTACGGCAGTACGCCGGCCGCGAACCGGTCAAGAAACTCGACCCCGAGGCGATGATCCTGCTGACCAAGTACCACTGGCCGGGCAATATCCGCGAACTGCAAAACGTCATCGAACGCGCCACGGTGCTGGCCCAGGGCGACCGCATCACCGTCGACCACCTGCCCCAGGACATCACCGGCGCGATCGCCACCGCGCCGCGCCTGACCGGGCCGATCAACTTCGACGCCGAAATCGAAAAGTACGAAAAGGAATTGATCCAGGGCGCGCTGATCGAATCCGACTACGTCAAGGCGCGGGCCGCCACCTTGCTGGGCATCGACCGCAACCGCCTGCGCTACAAAATGGAGAAGTACGGCATCGAGGATCTGGCGCCGACGAAGTAA
- a CDS encoding ABC transporter ATP-binding protein: MVTSAPALRFRHVQVRYPGHETPVLRELSLEVAAGERVALLGLNGSGKTTLLLAAVGLIPFEGTIEIAGIELSPRTVARVRERVGLLFAVPADQLLFPRVIDDVAFSLVRRRVPKPEARFRARGALENFAVADLADHSPFELSHGQKTRVALAGTMVTDPAVLLLDEPSAGLDPPGRLGLIRTLVSRNVSMLAATHDLEFARRACQRAVLLEDGRLVDERADLEALAKKWSAADGLPGGAGEG, encoded by the coding sequence ATGGTGACCTCGGCGCCGGCTCTTCGCTTTCGTCACGTCCAGGTTCGGTATCCGGGTCATGAAACGCCGGTCTTGCGGGAGTTGTCGCTGGAGGTCGCGGCCGGCGAACGCGTGGCCCTGCTGGGCTTGAACGGCTCGGGAAAAACCACGTTGCTGCTGGCGGCGGTGGGGTTGATCCCCTTCGAAGGCACGATCGAGATCGCGGGGATCGAGCTTTCGCCGCGGACCGTTGCGCGGGTGCGTGAACGGGTCGGCTTGCTCTTCGCCGTTCCGGCCGATCAACTCCTGTTTCCCCGGGTCATCGACGATGTCGCCTTTTCCCTCGTTCGCCGGCGCGTTCCCAAACCCGAGGCGCGGTTCCGCGCGCGCGGCGCGCTGGAAAACTTCGCCGTCGCCGACCTGGCCGATCACTCGCCCTTTGAGTTGTCGCACGGGCAAAAAACGCGGGTGGCCCTGGCGGGCACCATGGTGACCGATCCCGCCGTCCTTTTGCTGGACGAACCGTCGGCGGGGCTCGACCCGCCCGGCCGCCTGGGGCTCATTCGCACTCTGGTTTCCCGGAATGTTTCGATGCTGGCCGCGACGCACGATCTGGAATTCGCGCGGCGGGCTTGCCAGCGGGCGGTGTTGCTGGAAGACGGCCGCCTGGTCGACGAGCGGGCGGACCTGGAAGCGCTCGCGAAAAAGTGGTCGGCGGCGGACGGTTTGCCGGGAGGCGCCGGCGAGGGCTGA